TAACCTCATGTACTCCCCAAAAACAAGCATTGGGCTTGCAGGGGGCATGTACGTCTTCAGCATGTGGTTTGCGCTCTCACTATGTTGAGTGCTTGTCATTTTCACACAAAACACACCTTTAAAGTATGGTTTTGCCCATTTTTTCCTGGTTTCATATATTTGGGTCATGTATGTGTGATTCCTCAGATTGTATCCAACAACAACCCCCAAGCTGCTTCAAATTCTTCCTCAGTTAACATGTGGTTCACAACCTTGTGAAATTCAGCCTGAAAATTACTCTTCTTTGTGTAAAGCAGACCAAAGATTTCCTTTGCCTTCTTCAGGACATTCCACTTGCACCACCGGTGGACAGTGCCAGGATAAACCTTGCTGATCGCCACCTCCATTGCCTTGCATTGGTCTGCAATAAAAAGATCATTTTTGTCAGCCGAGATAATTAGTGTAAAATAAACATTTCCCCTAGTAGAACTGTCCTGTAAAGTTAGACGGGTAATATATCATAGCTGGCGTGATGAACCTGACCTGTGAGTATTGTTTTGGGGCAGGCCCGCCCATCATTCGCAAAAATTATGCAAACACCCATTCGAAGCTCTCTTCTTGCTCATCACACATCAACACCCCTGCTAGGATAATGCTTTGATAGTGATTGTTAACTCCCACAAATGACCCAAATGGCATGTCATACAAGTTTCTCCTGTATGTAGTGTCAAATTTTATCACATCGCCAAAGAACATGTACTGCATTCGGCTGCTTCCGTTAGCCCACATATGATTTTTCACCTTGCTCGACTTGCCGGCCAGTAGCACATAGGTGAAACCAGGGTTGCTGGAATGGATGTCAGCAAACACCTCAAGCGTCTTCAGCACATCGTCCTCGGCTTGTTCACGGCTAAACTTCCCACATATATTCCCGAGAGTTCTTTTTGTGAACGGTACCTTCTCAACAGACCCAAAGAAGCTACTACCAATTATGTTGTACACCTTCCCCAGGTTCACATTGTTTTCCCTCATCTGCCTTATCAAATCCTTTGTGTAAACATTGATGTGTTTATGAGACGGCCAGTGCACTTTCTCTCCCATGATCAGCGACACGGAATGGTTGTGGCCTTCACGTCATGTACCAACTGTTGTCCGATGCACGCAGAAGCCTGATCAGAGCTGGGCACTCGCATCTGCACGACCTACTGTTTTCTGCTTAAGATTTTCCCTACAGGACAAGCATCAACAAAGCAATTTTTCGTCAGAACACAGCTTGCTGTATTTGCATTCTTTGTATTTGTTCAGAGTTTTGCACCAAGTTCAACACTCACCGAGCAACCACAAACGATTTTATGCATGCTTTTTGTCCTGTGAGCATTTAGTCTGCTTTGCCATACCTTATTCCAAAATCGATCTCCTAAGAATACAGATTATAGAAATCATACGCCTCCCAATGAATCGAAGCTGAGACCTAGCTTAGGTTGTATCACACTCTTGTCAGGTTGCTCTGCATACTTGCGAATTGACTGCTCGAGAGCGCTTATTGGGGAAGGGCATGGCGTCTGGTCCAGTGGCGCACTGCCCAGTCAAGGCCTGAATTTTGTAAATGTACACTTTCAGTCTTAATTTTGCACAATCACTATGCAATTTACCAGATTTTTGCTTACAGTGAATATTTTTTCCATTTTAAGAGAAAGATGCACAATTCATGTGAAAATTCATACATAATCCACggaaaacaaacaaaaaacacGGCCGGATTCTCCTTCTTACCTCTTATTCCAGCCAGGGGCCTTTGGATTCACTCTGTCTGCAGACTGAGCAGACCTCGTCGGAGAAGCATCTCATCGACGCCGCGCACCTTCTCGCGCTCGAGCAGTGCCATCTTCGCCAATCTTCTGAGCCATACCAGACCCAACTTTTGAATCACCAGCCTTCACATTCCCAGCCCCGTTCGCTGGCACACAAGCTAGTTCGTCAGGATACTTCCGCCACTGATTTATCTTATCATAGCAAATCTCCAAAGCAAATGTATAGATCTATCGAAACTAACCTGTCGGCCGCATCATGCAGAAACTCCACACCGGCAGCGTCCATCCGCCAGTTGCCGACGGCCAACCATGGTCGCCGCCGCAATCACCAGGCTCAGCTCGATAAGTTTCGTTTTTTCTCCCCGGTAGGGTGGCGGCGAGGGTTTCCCGAATGAACCAGGGAGGGAGACCGCCGACCGACCGACAACTCAGACGTCGACTACCGTCCTGGCCCCATTATCTGATCCATGGCCCAGATAGAAAAGGTAACGACCTAGTCCACGGCCCAGTGCGGGATGCCGCGCCGCCCGCCGTGCTGATACGCTTCGCCCCCACGTCTTTGCCACTGTTTGTACCGTATTCAACTGTATCCGCGATTTACTAGCGCTCACACCTGACACGCCAGCTGGATTTGTTTGGATCCCAAGCCTGCAACGGACGAGCGGGATTTCGGGTGCAGCTGAGCCCGAGCACCAAATCGCCACTCTCTTATTATTTGGGTTTCTTCAGTAATTTAAAATTATACTGAAATATAAGGTCTTATGTAACGTCTCATGACGTATGAAAATATGAAATTTCTTCCGAATAACACACTACTATTATATTGCTTGATAGATGTTGATTATTCGAAGTTGTTGTTGGAATCAACCAAACAAGTTATAACGATGTgaatttcaaaataaataaatatctaATGATGTATTTTGACAAACAAAACTAGACTATAGTATTTTTATGTATCTGCTCATGATTGACACACGTCACTTTGTAATTGAGTACAAATACAAAGAAATGAATACTTTATAGATAGAAACATTCGGTTAATATTATCATATGAAGCGAGAGGTGATGGAACAAGATTGAATTTACTTCTCGACTTTTACTCGGGAATTTGGTtacaatatttttttataaaaatatTCAATGTTTCATTATTTCCACTTTCTATGGTAAATATCTCATTTAGTGTTTTTTCGGGGAGGGGAGTTACTTTGTACTCTGACAATGTTTCCTCAAATTTTGACTTAAGGTAACCCTGACTAATTCtttttgaagaaaaaaactgCGCCAGATCAAATCTATATCTATACTAATAATAAAAGAAGTTGTGTTTCTCTGTTTTTTGCTTCGTTCATCCATATTAAATTTTTCTTCCATCCAAAAGTAATGATTCGTTTTTTGCACAGTAGATTGGATAAAGGAAGAGCGATCTTAGAAAAGGGAAGAGATCGGATGAAAtttaaaaacagaaaaagaaaatcCCGATTGAATCTTTGTGCCGGCGGCAATGTATTGAACCGATGCACTAGCAAAATTTCTCAAAAGTCCGAAGTGATGGAAATGACTAGGCAACGTATTAACACTCCTCCTCATGTCTAGGTTGTGGACGTACATGAAAACCTTAGACGTGGGGTCGAGATTAGATCACAACTTTTTTTAATATTAAATAGTGCATTGGCCATGATTTGATCGGAGACCTTGTGGCTCTAATACCATATTGAACTGATGCGCTagtcaagtttctcaaagtccgaactgatggaaaAACTAGACAACGTATTCTAACACAGCGCTTCAACAAGCGGCGAGAAGGCTCAACAGAAGCGCGCGCAAGAGACAGCAGGCGGCCATCTCGCCCTAACAGTAGCGGCTGCTCTGCTTTGTGTGTGAGGCTATGTAATGATCTATTCAAACAATCTTCAGGCCGATAATCGAATACTTGGTACGGCGGTTCTCCATGCACATGAACATATCACGTAATTGTTTCCACTAATATTCTTCTATTCTTAAAGTAAGGGGTGCTTCTTCATTTCTTATTCATTACCTGAAATTGCCTCTATAGTTAAAGAAAATTACCCATCGTGTCATCGTTAAatagaaagaagaaaaagaacgCTCTAACCCCCCTCGCGATTTTTCCATCCCTTGAATCTTCCTTCCCCGATCCTGCCTCATTCCTCACGTGTGCCTCTCGGCTCGCCGCCATTACTATTTTTACTTACAAAAAGTTGTTTGAGTGGTAAATTAATTTTATATCAATTACAATACACGGACTCTTTTGTTAGTTATAAGAAACAGCCAACAGAATCAGCTCCTCTCTAACAAAAACAAGAGCCTTTCTCGAACGAAGAGACACTAGTTTTCATATCATATTTAAAATACTCTTTTCATTCAAAAATGTAGTGCATGTTTTTTAAAGTCAAACATGTCAACATTATAGACCGGACCGAATGCGAATGTGAAGTTTGGCACATATCAACGTTTCACGTGGATTACGTGGCGTGGCTTGATCTACTCCGATCCATTCAGAAAATAAACGAGTAGTATCAGATTGCCCTGGAATTTGTTTACAAAGTTCCATCGAATTTGTTGCATCTGGCTGGCTACCTAACCAgtccctccgttccgaattacttgtctTGGATTTatctagatacatccgtatctaaattcattttagtgctagatacatccgtatctagacaaatctaagacaagtaatTCAGAACGGATGGAGTACGAGTATACAACAAAAATGGAACTAGCTACGAGTACTCGTGCGCGCGCTGGAGCGCCGTGAGATGCTGCTCCGTGGCGTGTAGCGACGGAAGCTTCACCGTGCATGGAGGAGCGAGGTAGTCGCCGGATGCGCGGCCGGAGAAGAGGATGCTCGGGACGCCGTCCGCGTCGACTCCCTGCCGGTACAGCCGCTGCCCGGCAGCGAAGTCGCCGAGCAGCTGGTACGAGGTCGCGGAGCCATCCATGGCCAAGCACAGCTCGTCGTTACCTGATCGATGCGCCATAGCTTCGTCGGAATTGGGAGGTTCAAATCAATTAAGTAAACTCGATCGTGGTGGGTGAGGATGACGTACATGCCGCAAGCTCCTTCTGGGTGCGGTAGAGGAAGCTGAGCACGGCGGCGACCTCATCCCGGAATCGAGAGAAGGGCCCTtggtcgtcgtcgtcgtcctcgagGCGCAGGCGGCGGAGCTTGCAGAGGCCTTCCCCGAGCTCCATCATGGCGCCGCGGTGGTTCTGGTTGAAGAGGTGGTGGAAGCCTACGGCGCACTGGAGGACGCCGTGGAGGAGCGTCCGGGCGGGGTCCTCGGCGCTGTACCAGAGTTCCTCTACCACGTCGTGGCACGCGTGGTACTCCCCGCCGTTGAATAGCGCCACCGCTGCGTCGAACCCAGCCAGctcctcgtcgtcctcatcgTCATCGGGAGCCGGGCGCTCTCCCCGCGCGCTGAGCAGGCGCCGGCGGCAGCGCAGGCCGGCGCCTCGGCGGCGGATGGTCCGCCAGTTGAAACGATGGAGAACGTATGGGCGAGCGGAGGCGGCCGCCGCGGCCGGCGAGCCGACATGCGCGCGGGACAGCGGCGCCAGGACGTCCATGCCGGAGACGGGGTGAGAGGCCGCCACCGCCAGAGAAAGAAAGCAAGGCTCGTGTCACGGTACACGGCAACGGTGCCGTGTCATTTGTGGACGGCGGCGACAGCACCGGTGAACCACACAAGAGTGCCCGTATGAAAAAAACTGAAAGAGCGAAAATATCTAACAGCGGGCCCACTGAAAATAGTTTCTTTTATGCAAACTAGGGACTTCATTATATTTTAAAAGTAGTGTATACAAAGCGAAACAACCTGTGGTTGAGATGGTTAGATGCAGTGACAAATTTAGAACGTAAATGCATGACAAACTCAACTATAAGGATAGggtatgtcacatctagatgtgataTAATATCTCACATCTAACATGATGTCACATTTTGTTTGTGGCTCTTTCATTGACAACTTTTTACAGCTGGTTCGTTTATTTTTTGTTTGATGGTTGTCCAGCCAAGTTTCTCCGTTGATGCTTAACAAGCTGAGTGCGTATCGACTGGGCCGGTATACACAGCTAGGCATCGAAGCTTGTTGGTTTGTAGCACACAGGAAAAACAAGAAAAAGTTGCAAGACAAAATCAACAGTTAAGAAGGAATCGAACTACCAATCTCCAACTACGTAACACGTGTCTTCTAGCCACTAGAACAAATGGATGTTTGCGATAATTAATCAGCGTGAATATTTAGGAACTCACCACATCGTCAGATTTGAAACCTTTCTGAACATTTATTAAAAACTTCTGAACAAATTTATAGATGCAGAATATTTTAATAAAAATGTGAACAATATTTGTAGttgcaaacattttttaaaacagAAACAATTTTTGAAAACGTGAACAATTTAAAAATCTCAAAAAGTTTTTAAACTGCAATTaattgtttaaatttttgaataTTTTCTGAAACACTAACACTTTCCCAAAACATGGACAATTTTTTTTgaatagttatgtcacatctaagtatGACATCATCCCACGTATTGTCTCTTGTTTGTTTGTCCAAAAAAATCACAATAGCGGACGAGTGTGCCTGGGCCAGTCCCTCCGCACACGGAAAATTGTGAGTCGATGGTTGACTTGTAATTGGGGCCCCTACAAAATATAcgccccctagttgcgagtcgaagGTTGACCTGCAATTGGGCCCCTAAAAAAACTACATGCCTCGAGTTGCAAGTCgggggtggacttgcaactagggtgAAAACAAAACAACACCCCCCAAGTTgtgagtcgagggtggacttgacACTGGGCCGACAGAAACCCGTAGTTGCAAGTCCAGGGTCTAATTGCAACTACCATGAAACAAGAATAAAAAAACAACAcccctcctccccccccccccccgagttgCGAGTTGAGGGCGGACTTGCAAGTAGGGCAACTACAAAACTACATACCTGAGTTGTGAGCAtatggttgacttgcaactggaGCAATTACAAACTACATCCATCGAGTTGCAAGTCGGGGGTAGACTTTTAACTTGAGTGAATACAAACTACATCCCCCAAAGTTGTGAgttgagggtggacttgcaactagggcaacTACTAATCTACATCCCCGAGTTGCGAGCACATGGTTAACTTGCAACTGGGCCGAATACCAAAACTATATCCCTCGAGTTGCAAGTCgggggtggacttgcaactgggccgACAAAAAACCCTAGTTGTAGGTCGAGGGTCAAATTGCAACTACcatgaaacaagggaaaaaacaccCCTGAGTTGCGAGTCGTGGATGGAATTGCAACTAGGGCAACTACAAAAACTACATCTCGAGTTGCGAGCACATGGTTGACTTGCAACAGGGGCGATTACAAACTACATCCCCTTGACTTGCGAGTCGATTGTGGACTTGCAACTAGAGTGAATAGAAACtacatccccccccccccccccgagttgcgagttgagggtggacttgcaactagggcaacTACAAAACTACATCCCTGAGTTGCGAGTTGGGGGTGGACTTGCAATTGAGGCGACAGAAACCCCTAGTTGTAGGTCGAGGGTAAAACTGCAACTACCATGAAGCAAGAAAAAAAAACTCGAGTTGCAAgtcaagggtggacttgcaactagggcaacTATAAAAACTACATTCCTGAGTTACGAGAacatggttgacttgcaactggggcgaTTACATTCCCTCGAGTTGCGAGTCGATtatggacttgcaactgggccgACAAAAACCCTAGTTGCATGTCAAGGGTCTAATTGCAACTACCATGAAACAAGAACAAATGaaccccctcccccacccccgagttgcgagtcgagggtggacttgcaactaggtcAACTACAAAACGACATCCCGAGTTGCGAGTacatggttgacttgcaacttGGGCGTTTACAAAAACTACATGCCTCGAGTTGCAAGTCGGGAGaggacttgcaactgggggtgAAAACAAAACAACACCCCCTCCCGCCCCCCGCCccgagttgcgagtcgagggtggacttacAACTGGGGCCGACAGAAACTCCTGGTTGTAGTTCGAGGGTCTAATTGCAACTACCATGAAACAACAACAAAAGAAACAACACCCCGCGAGTTGCGAgttgagggtggacttgcaactgggccgacagaaACCCCTAGTTGTAGGTTGAGGGTCTAATTGCAACTACCATGGAAGAAGAACAAAAAAACAACACCCCCCCTCGAGTTGCGAgttgagggtggacttgcaactgggccgATTACAGACTACATCCCTCGAGTAGCAAGTCgggggtggacttgcaactggagTGAATACAAACTACACCCCCTCTCGAGTTGCGAGTCGaggatggacttgcaactagggcaacTACAAAACTACATCCCCCGAGTTGCGAGTACATGGTTAACTTGCAACTGGGCCTATTGCAAAAACTACATCCCTCGAGTTGCAAGTCgggggtggacttgcaactgggatgtCAGAAAACCCTAGTTGCAGGTCGAGGGTCAAATTTCAACTACcataaaacaagaaaaaaaaaacCAAGTTGTAAGTTGAGGGTGCACTTGCAAGTATGGAAACTACAAAAACTAGATCCCGAAGTTGCGAGCacatggttgacttgcaactggggcgaTTACAAACTACATTCCCTCGAGTTGCGTGTCGATTGTAGACTTGCAACTGGGCAGACAGAAACCCCTAGTTGCAGGCCGAGGGCCTAATTGCAATTAGCATGAGAAAGAAACACCCtcgagttgcgagtcgagggcGGACTTGCAACTAGCGAACCTACGAAACTACATCCCCGAGTTGCGAGTACATGGTTGACTGGTAACTGGGGCGACTACAAAAACTACATGTCTCGAGTTGCAAGTCGGGGTGGATCTGCAACTAGGGTGAAAAAAAATTACACACCCCGACTTGCGAGTCAAGGGTGGACTTACTACTGGGCCGACAGAAAAAACCCTAGTTGCGGGTCGAGGGTCAAAAATGCAACTACCATGAAACAAGAAAAAAAACACCCCCCGAGTTGCGAGTCgggggtggacttgcaactagggcaacTACAAAACTACACCCCGGAGCTGTGAGCACATGGTTGACTTGCAACGGGGGCGATTACACATTACATCCCTCGAGTTGCGAGTCGAttgtggacttgcaactgggccgacagaaACCCATAGTTGCAGGTTGAGGGTCTTAATTGCAACTATGATGAAACAAGAACCAAAAAAATACACCCCCGAGTTTCAAGTggggggtggacttgcaactagggcaacTAACGAACTACAAAACTACATCCCCGAGTTGCTAGTCGAGGGTGGACTGGCAACTGGGCCGATTACAAAAACAGCATGCCTCGAGTTGCAAGTCAGGGGTGGACTAGCAATTGGGCGATTACAAACTACATTCCCTCGAGTTGCGAGTCGATTGTGGACTTGCAGCTGGGCCGATAGAAAATCCTAGTTGCAGGTCGAGGGTCTAATTGCAACTCCCATGAAACAAGAACAAAAAACACCCCCCCCCccgagttgcgagtcgaggggAGACTTGCAACTAGGGTAACTACAAAACTACATCCTCGAGTTGCGAGTATATGGTTGGCTTGCAACTGGGCGATTGCAAAATTTACATGCCTCGAGTTGCAATTTGGGGGTGAACTTGTAACTGGGGTGAAAACAAAACAACACACCCGAGTTCCGAGTCGagagtggacttgcaactgggagaAAAGAGGTCGGGACCGAGTTGCGAGTCCAGGCTGGACTTGCAGCTGAGGCAAAAAGATGTCTAGGCCTAGTTACAAGTCAAGGGTGAGATCACAATTGGGACAAAAAAAGCTCAGGTCCCAGTTTCGAGTCGATGCCGGACTTGCAATTGGGACAAAAAGGTGAGGCCCAGTTGCGCGTTGAGGGTCGACTTGCAAAATTGGACAAAAATAGTTTGACCCTAGTTGCAAGTCAAGAATGGACTTGCAACTTGGACAAAAAGAAGTG
This genomic window from Aegilops tauschii subsp. strangulata cultivar AL8/78 chromosome 4, Aet v6.0, whole genome shotgun sequence contains:
- the LOC109773620 gene encoding uncharacterized protein, with translation MDVLAPLSRAHVGSPAAAAASARPYVLHRFNWRTIRRRGAGLRCRRRLLSARGERPAPDDDEDDEELAGFDAAVALFNGGEYHACHDVVEELWYSAEDPARTLLHGVLQCAVGFHHLFNQNHRGAMMELGEGLCKLRRLRLEDDDDDQGPFSRFRDEVAAVLSFLYRTQKELAACNDELCLAMDGSATSYQLLGDFAAGQRLYRQGVDADGVPSILFSGRASGDYLAPPCTVKLPSLHATEQHLTALQRAHEYS